Within the Solibacillus silvestris genome, the region GCATCCCTGTATACGAAGATCGCCGTCCAGGTCTTTATGAAAAAGTAATAAAAGAATAAGTTTTAGAAGCGTACTGGATAATGCCAGTGCGCTTTTTTACATTAAGCAGCAAAATAACTCTTTCATACCGAAAAAAAATCCCTAACAACCAAAACAGCCACTACTTTCCACTTGCCATCTCACACGTCTCATTTTAATATAAGAACAAACGTTCGATATAAGGAGATGAGCTTTATGTATGAAAATGCGCCGGAACGTTCGATTATTTGTATTGATATGCGCAGTTTTTATGCAAGCTGTATTGCATCAGTTGAAAATTTAAATGTAATGGAAGTCCCGATTGCGATTGTCGGAAATTTTCAGCAAAAGGGAAGTGTTGTGCTTGCAGCGTCCCCTCCGATGAAAAAGCGCTTTAATATTCGTACAGGTTCGCGATTATACGAAATCCCGCCACATCCGGATATTCGCCTTTTTGAGCCGCGGATGTCGTTATTTATTCGCATATCAATGGAAATTACACGTCTGTTCAATGAGTTCGTTCCAAAAGAGGCCATTCATGTATATAGCGTCGATGAGAGTTTTATCGATTTAACCGGAACAGAAAAGTTATGGGGACCGCCCGAAGAAACGGCAAAATACATTCAGCAGCTCGTTTACAACCAATTTGAAATTCCATGTGCAGTCGGTTTTGGCCCAAATATGCTGATGGCAAAACTGGCGCTCGACATCGAAGCAAAAAAGACGGGATTTGCGAAATGGACATATAATGATGTACCGGAAAAACTGTGGCCGATCATGCCGCTGTCTACAATGTGGGGCATCGGTAGCCGAACGGAAAGAACGCTGAACCATATGGGGATTTACTCTGTCTATGATTTGGCGCATGCCGATTTAGCGTTACTTGAAAAGCGCTTCGGTGTTCTCGGCAACCAGCTTTATTACCACGCATGGGGAATCGATCATTCGACAGTCGGAGCACCGATTATGCAAGGGCAGATCAGCTTTGGGAAAGGCCAAATGCTGATGCGCGATTATCGCAGCCGAAAAGAAATTTTAGTCGTATTGCTGGAAATGTGTGAAGACGTGGCAAGGCGGGCGCGGGAAGCGAAAAAAATTGGGCGGACGATTTCATTAGGGCTTAGCTACAGTAAAGATGCCTTCGGAGCCGGATTTCATCGTTCCCGCACAATTGATGAGCCGACAAACGATACAATGAAAATTTTCGAAGTATGCAAGCAGCTGCTCGACGAATTTTATGCAGAACGACCGGCACGCAAAGTTACGATTAC harbors:
- a CDS encoding UV damage repair protein UvrX → MYENAPERSIICIDMRSFYASCIASVENLNVMEVPIAIVGNFQQKGSVVLAASPPMKKRFNIRTGSRLYEIPPHPDIRLFEPRMSLFIRISMEITRLFNEFVPKEAIHVYSVDESFIDLTGTEKLWGPPEETAKYIQQLVYNQFEIPCAVGFGPNMLMAKLALDIEAKKTGFAKWTYNDVPEKLWPIMPLSTMWGIGSRTERTLNHMGIYSVYDLAHADLALLEKRFGVLGNQLYYHAWGIDHSTVGAPIMQGQISFGKGQMLMRDYRSRKEILVVLLEMCEDVARRAREAKKIGRTISLGLSYSKDAFGAGFHRSRTIDEPTNDTMKIFEVCKQLLDEFYAERPARKVTITLSNIESEYSMQLSLFDEMRWRNRKLGETMDRLRTKYGTTAILRAVSYTEAGTALTRAKLVGGHKQ